A genome region from Populus alba chromosome 5, ASM523922v2, whole genome shotgun sequence includes the following:
- the LOC118062064 gene encoding zinc finger CCCH domain-containing protein 6, giving the protein MRGLRKSKRVCWASDVNLCQVRLFLSEESPSLVGSGAQDHLQAKLSWPSHSAGTDDFQPPGFEGGHPASQLQIKVSEIPVIKWRCPPRLVLNLTWQVVSGEESKDMEFQNQREMRVLEAVYPRPSAIPPNPAFSVDLESSQHNDHQIPLIPITPIEDEDAAEEPSDVMGPSMGPMSSQAQLLASGVPSSQSSIPSIPNEKPTAGLLPGVEPGAVAAASAAFAAVKSNEQGSLIDHDLLIKILSNPKLVEKLVTDYGAVANAQNIPNPPLSDPQPTHLTLPNPAHIQVTRAESITQASLTATPSGSFYTQPNGTGIGVLPSARVLPPGVPSSPSIGATQAKDMSYYKNLIQQHGGDRQETPQQFGGRYNHQIGTSQDLVNSKSRESKHKIMKPCIYFNTPRGCRNGANCAYQHDSSSQKKGSSIAEVQSAKRMKMDREISS; this is encoded by the exons atgcGAGGGTTGAGGAAATCAAAAAGAGTTTGTTGGGCATCAGATGTTAATCTTTGTCAG GTAAGGTTGTTCCTGTCAGAGGAATCTCCTTCACTAGTTGGGTCGGGTGCTCAAGATCACCTCCAAGCAAAGTTGTCATGGCCATCTCATTCAGCTGGAACCGATGACTTTCAGCCCCCTGGCTTTGAAGGAGGCCATCCTGCTAGTCAATTGCAGATTAAGGTGTCAGAAATCCCTGTGATAAAATGGAGATGTCCGCCCAGG CTTGTCTTGAACTTGACTTGGCAAGTGGTCTCTGGGGAGGAAAGTAAAGATATGGAGTTTCAAAATCAGAGAGAGATGAGGGTGCTTGAAGCAGTTTATCCTCGACCATCTGCCATTCCTCCAAA CCCTGCTTTTTCTGTGGACTTGGAAAGCTCTCAGCATAATGATCATCAAATTCCTCTGATTCCTATTACCCCCATTGAAGATGAAGATGCAGCAGAGGAACCATCTGATGTAATGGGACCATCAATGGGTCCAATGAGTTCACAAGCCCAACTATTAGCTTCTGGAGTTCCATCTTCTCAAAGCAGCATTCCCAGCATTCCAAATGAGAAACCGACTGCTGGATTGCTCCCTGGTGTTGAACCTGGTGCAGTGGCTGCTGCATCTGCCGCCTTTGCTGCTGTCAAAAGCAACGAACAGGGAAGTTTGATAGACCATGACCTGCTCATTAAAATTCTCAGCAACCCGAAATTGGTTGAGAAGTTGGTTACTGATTATGGAGCTGTGGCCAACGCACAGAATATTCCTAATCCCCCTTTGTCAGATCCTCAACCTACTCATCTAACTCTGCCCAATCCTGCTCATATTCAAGTGACGAGAGCAGAATCCATTACACAAGCATCATTAACTGCGACTCCTAGTGGATCATTCTACACGCAGCCAAATGGAACAGGAATAGGGGTTCTTCCTAGTGCACGGGTTCTTCCACCAGGAGTTCCATCCTCACCATCTATTGGAGCGACACAAGCAAAGGACATGAGCTATTATAAGAACTTGATTCAGCAGCATGGAGGTGATAGACAAGAAACACCTCAGCAGTTTGGTGGCCGTTACAATCACCAAATTGGTACAAGCCAAGATTTAGTTAATTCTAAGTCGAGGGAATCAAAACACAAGATCATGAAGCCTTGTATTTACTTCAATACTCCAAGAGGATGCCGGAATGGAGCCAATTGTGCATACCAACATGATTCATCGTCCCAGAAAAAAGGCAGTAGCATAGCAGAGGTGCAGAGCGCAAAGAGAATGAAAATGGATAGGGAGATCAGTAGCTAG
- the LOC118062065 gene encoding protein IQ-DOMAIN 32 isoform X1, with amino-acid sequence MGRSTSCFKIISCGSDSAGRDDLQLPESKGSSDKRGWSFRKKSARHRVLSNTIISETTPSSVDKESPESTNLNFQQPGIPPAPDKIAVIQCTDEKPQLSEKPQLSEKPQLSEKSQLSASTEQELPETIVVTKDENEVDDHVDESVVIVIQAAVRGFLAQKELLKLKYVVKLQAAVRGHLVRQHAIGTLRCVQAIVKMQALVRSRRARLWDEQVGGKHGNPISNTLQKESSVSKPTTTYISIEKLLRNSFAHQLMESTPKRKPIRIKCDSSKPNSGWKWLERWMSVSSAEPTPRPDLITEQLEIEKSENVTSPMQTRAPPEGFCELGDSKSNMEEIVLPSESEENMIKSDASDFKFQVCHPNSPLAGDILEQPQPEMIGKSDAEETSITINSLLNQTVESEVNYKTVTDSLPCKQELEGEQPDQPKQSMKREAAEQLDTEEKEFVYGSMKASNPAFIASQTKFEGLSSTASLNRSSSSSHQDSGIESNTDISGIDTELRTKELDMTENSVSHISRVQYGGSECGTELSVTSTLDSPDAFEVGAAELEHEAKVSEEETCNPNRAKDQDIKDKDSSKDPVSNLSHVNQPEKLEVVKGESANAIVVADSTQEEMNPERSVSDVQRELNSETGGPAYRTSPEASPRSLLTVPDSQGTPSSQLSVKAKKSRADRSSSSQKHKSSSASKRSPSNPNHDSGARSSVEQLSKDQKNGKRHNSFGSPKPDSTDQEPRDSSSSSSPSLPRFMKATESARAKVNAISSPRSSPDVQDRDFIKKRQSLPGANGRHGSPHIQRSTPQAQHSAKGNGSHVVHEKKWQR; translated from the exons atggGAAGATCCACTTCCTGTTTCAAAATAATCTCCTGCGGCAGCGATTCTGCTGGGAGAGATGATCTTCAACTCCCTGAG aGCAAGGGTTCAAGTGACAAGCGTGGATGGAGTTTCCGGAAGAAATCTGCCCGTCATCGAGTTCTCAGCAACACTATCATTTCAGAAACCACCCCTTCTTCGGTGGACAAGGAGAGTCCAGAATCCACAAATCTAAACTTCCAACAACCAGGCATTCCTCCTGCTCCAGATAAAATTGCTGTGATACAATGCACTGATGAGAAACCACAGCTGTCAGAGAAACCACAGCTGTCTGAGAAACCACAGCTGTCAGAGAAGTCACAGTTATCTGCTTCAACAGAACAGGAATTACCAGAGACCATTGTTGTAACCaaggatgaaaatgaagttGATGACCATGTGGATGAGTCTGTTGTTATTGTCATACAGGCTGCTGTCAGGggttttttg GCTCAAAAAGAACTCCTCAAGCTTAAATATGTTGTTAAGTTGCAAGCGGCTGTACGCGGTCACCTTGTCAGGCAGCATGCCATTGGAACCCTACGTTGTGTTCAGGCCATTGTTAAAATGCAAGCTCTTGTCCGTTCTCGTCGTGCTCGTTTGTGGGACGAGCAGGTTGGTGGGAAGCATGGCAATCCTATATCCAATACCTTG CAGAAGGAAAGCTCGGTAAGCAAACCAACCACAACATACATTTCCATTGAGAAGCTGCTTAGAAATAGTTTCGCTCATCAG CTGATGGAGTCAACACCGAAGAGGAAGCCTATCCGCATCAAGTGTGATTCTTCTAAACCTAACTCTGGCTGGAAATGGTTGGAGAGGTGGATGTCTGTTTCATCAGCAGAACCAACACCCAGACCAGATTTAATAACTGAACAACTAGAAATAGAGAAGAGTGAGAATGTTACCTCTCCAATGCAAACTAGAGCCCCACCTGAAGGATTCTGCGAGTTGGGAGATTCAAAATCTAATATGGAGGAAATTGTTTTGCCATCTGAAAGTGAAGAGAATATGATAAAATCTGATGCGTCTGACTTCAAGTTTCAGGTGTGCCATCCAAACTCCCCTTTAGCAGGAGATATTTTGGAGCAGCCTCAACCTGAGATGATTGGTAAATCTGACGCAGAAGAAACCTCAATAACTATAAATTCGCTTCTGAATCAAACTGTTGAATCTGAAGTGAATTATAAAACAGTGACTGATTCTCTTCCTTGTAAGCAAGAATTAGAAGGTGAACAACCTGATCAACCCAAACAATCTATGAAAAGGGAAGCGGCTGAACAATTGGATACTGAAGAAAAGGAGTTTGTGTATGGATCAATGAAGGCAAGCAATCCTGCTTTCATTGCTTCCCAGACAAAATTCGAGGGGCTGAGTTCAACAGCCAGTTTGAATAGATCATCTAGTTCTTCGCATCAAGATAGTGGAATTGAATCAAACACAGACATATCTGGGATAGATACTGAATTAAGGACAAAGGAGCTTGACATGACAGAAAACTCAGTCTCCCACATTTCAAGGGTGCAATATGGTGGCTCTGAATGTGGTACTGAACTTTCTGTTACTTCCACTCTTGATTCACCTGATGCTTTTGAAGTTGGAGCTGCAGAACTTGAGCATGAAGCCAAAGTTTCAGAGGAAGAAACTTGTAATCCTAACAGAGCAAAAGACCAGGACATCAAAGACAAGGATTCATCCAAGGATCCAGTTTCTAATTTGTCTCACGTGAATCAGCCTGAAAAACTTGAGGTCGTCAAAGGTGAATCAGCAAATGCAATTGTTGTTGCTGATTCCACACAGGAGGAGATGAATCCAGAGAGAAGTGTATCCGATGTCCAGAGAGAGCTGAACTCTGAGACTGGTGGTCCAGCATATAGAACATCCCCAGAAGCTTCTCCCAGAAGTCTTTTAACTGTTCCAGACTCCCAAGGAACACCTTCAAGTCAGTTATCTGTGAAAGCTAAAAAGAGCAGAGCTGACAGAAGCAGTTCTAGCCAAAAACATAAGTCTTCATCAGCAAGCAAGAGATCTCCATCGAACCCAAATCATGATTCTGGTGCGAGAAGTAGTGTGGAACAATTGTCCAAAGATCAAAAGAATGGGAAAAGGCACAACTCATTTGGTTCTCCAAAACCCGACAGCACTGATCAAGAGCCAAGagatagcagcagcagcagcagtccTTCTCTCCCTCGTTTCATGAAAGCCACAGAATCAGCAAGAGCCAAAGTGAATGCAATTAGCTCACCAAGATCCAGCCCAGATGTGCAGGACAGAGATTTCATCAAGAAGAGGCAGTCCTTACCTGGTGCAAATGGAAGGCATGGTTCTCCACACATCCAGCGGTCAACACCTCAAGCACAGCACAGTGCAAAGGGAAATGGTAGCCATGTTGTTCATG AGAAAAAGTGGCAGAGGTGA
- the LOC118062065 gene encoding protein IQ-DOMAIN 32 isoform X2, with the protein MGRSTSCFKIISCGSDSAGRDDLQLPESKGSSDKRGWSFRKKSARHRVLSNTIISETTPSSVDKESPESTNLNFQQPGIPPAPDKIAVIQCTDEKPQLSEKPQLSEKPQLSEKSQLSASTEQELPETIVVTKDENEVDDHVDESVVIVIQAAVRGFLAQKELLKLKYVVKLQAAVRGHLVRQHAIGTLRCVQAIVKMQALVRSRRARLWDEQVGGKHGNPISNTLKESSVSKPTTTYISIEKLLRNSFAHQLMESTPKRKPIRIKCDSSKPNSGWKWLERWMSVSSAEPTPRPDLITEQLEIEKSENVTSPMQTRAPPEGFCELGDSKSNMEEIVLPSESEENMIKSDASDFKFQVCHPNSPLAGDILEQPQPEMIGKSDAEETSITINSLLNQTVESEVNYKTVTDSLPCKQELEGEQPDQPKQSMKREAAEQLDTEEKEFVYGSMKASNPAFIASQTKFEGLSSTASLNRSSSSSHQDSGIESNTDISGIDTELRTKELDMTENSVSHISRVQYGGSECGTELSVTSTLDSPDAFEVGAAELEHEAKVSEEETCNPNRAKDQDIKDKDSSKDPVSNLSHVNQPEKLEVVKGESANAIVVADSTQEEMNPERSVSDVQRELNSETGGPAYRTSPEASPRSLLTVPDSQGTPSSQLSVKAKKSRADRSSSSQKHKSSSASKRSPSNPNHDSGARSSVEQLSKDQKNGKRHNSFGSPKPDSTDQEPRDSSSSSSPSLPRFMKATESARAKVNAISSPRSSPDVQDRDFIKKRQSLPGANGRHGSPHIQRSTPQAQHSAKGNGSHVVHEKKWQR; encoded by the exons atggGAAGATCCACTTCCTGTTTCAAAATAATCTCCTGCGGCAGCGATTCTGCTGGGAGAGATGATCTTCAACTCCCTGAG aGCAAGGGTTCAAGTGACAAGCGTGGATGGAGTTTCCGGAAGAAATCTGCCCGTCATCGAGTTCTCAGCAACACTATCATTTCAGAAACCACCCCTTCTTCGGTGGACAAGGAGAGTCCAGAATCCACAAATCTAAACTTCCAACAACCAGGCATTCCTCCTGCTCCAGATAAAATTGCTGTGATACAATGCACTGATGAGAAACCACAGCTGTCAGAGAAACCACAGCTGTCTGAGAAACCACAGCTGTCAGAGAAGTCACAGTTATCTGCTTCAACAGAACAGGAATTACCAGAGACCATTGTTGTAACCaaggatgaaaatgaagttGATGACCATGTGGATGAGTCTGTTGTTATTGTCATACAGGCTGCTGTCAGGggttttttg GCTCAAAAAGAACTCCTCAAGCTTAAATATGTTGTTAAGTTGCAAGCGGCTGTACGCGGTCACCTTGTCAGGCAGCATGCCATTGGAACCCTACGTTGTGTTCAGGCCATTGTTAAAATGCAAGCTCTTGTCCGTTCTCGTCGTGCTCGTTTGTGGGACGAGCAGGTTGGTGGGAAGCATGGCAATCCTATATCCAATACCTTG AAGGAAAGCTCGGTAAGCAAACCAACCACAACATACATTTCCATTGAGAAGCTGCTTAGAAATAGTTTCGCTCATCAG CTGATGGAGTCAACACCGAAGAGGAAGCCTATCCGCATCAAGTGTGATTCTTCTAAACCTAACTCTGGCTGGAAATGGTTGGAGAGGTGGATGTCTGTTTCATCAGCAGAACCAACACCCAGACCAGATTTAATAACTGAACAACTAGAAATAGAGAAGAGTGAGAATGTTACCTCTCCAATGCAAACTAGAGCCCCACCTGAAGGATTCTGCGAGTTGGGAGATTCAAAATCTAATATGGAGGAAATTGTTTTGCCATCTGAAAGTGAAGAGAATATGATAAAATCTGATGCGTCTGACTTCAAGTTTCAGGTGTGCCATCCAAACTCCCCTTTAGCAGGAGATATTTTGGAGCAGCCTCAACCTGAGATGATTGGTAAATCTGACGCAGAAGAAACCTCAATAACTATAAATTCGCTTCTGAATCAAACTGTTGAATCTGAAGTGAATTATAAAACAGTGACTGATTCTCTTCCTTGTAAGCAAGAATTAGAAGGTGAACAACCTGATCAACCCAAACAATCTATGAAAAGGGAAGCGGCTGAACAATTGGATACTGAAGAAAAGGAGTTTGTGTATGGATCAATGAAGGCAAGCAATCCTGCTTTCATTGCTTCCCAGACAAAATTCGAGGGGCTGAGTTCAACAGCCAGTTTGAATAGATCATCTAGTTCTTCGCATCAAGATAGTGGAATTGAATCAAACACAGACATATCTGGGATAGATACTGAATTAAGGACAAAGGAGCTTGACATGACAGAAAACTCAGTCTCCCACATTTCAAGGGTGCAATATGGTGGCTCTGAATGTGGTACTGAACTTTCTGTTACTTCCACTCTTGATTCACCTGATGCTTTTGAAGTTGGAGCTGCAGAACTTGAGCATGAAGCCAAAGTTTCAGAGGAAGAAACTTGTAATCCTAACAGAGCAAAAGACCAGGACATCAAAGACAAGGATTCATCCAAGGATCCAGTTTCTAATTTGTCTCACGTGAATCAGCCTGAAAAACTTGAGGTCGTCAAAGGTGAATCAGCAAATGCAATTGTTGTTGCTGATTCCACACAGGAGGAGATGAATCCAGAGAGAAGTGTATCCGATGTCCAGAGAGAGCTGAACTCTGAGACTGGTGGTCCAGCATATAGAACATCCCCAGAAGCTTCTCCCAGAAGTCTTTTAACTGTTCCAGACTCCCAAGGAACACCTTCAAGTCAGTTATCTGTGAAAGCTAAAAAGAGCAGAGCTGACAGAAGCAGTTCTAGCCAAAAACATAAGTCTTCATCAGCAAGCAAGAGATCTCCATCGAACCCAAATCATGATTCTGGTGCGAGAAGTAGTGTGGAACAATTGTCCAAAGATCAAAAGAATGGGAAAAGGCACAACTCATTTGGTTCTCCAAAACCCGACAGCACTGATCAAGAGCCAAGagatagcagcagcagcagcagtccTTCTCTCCCTCGTTTCATGAAAGCCACAGAATCAGCAAGAGCCAAAGTGAATGCAATTAGCTCACCAAGATCCAGCCCAGATGTGCAGGACAGAGATTTCATCAAGAAGAGGCAGTCCTTACCTGGTGCAAATGGAAGGCATGGTTCTCCACACATCCAGCGGTCAACACCTCAAGCACAGCACAGTGCAAAGGGAAATGGTAGCCATGTTGTTCATG AGAAAAAGTGGCAGAGGTGA
- the LOC118062063 gene encoding uncharacterized protein translates to MGASSSKEQNVSSEQREVESLAASTGSTSLLQNAFSKLADPQTNAIPLQSLQQCFSLNYKSTECEALKMPDSLLGLLDHLGPSMVDLFFITDKGGVNWIEFVRGYLKCCGRMPVSVLLNTLLRLFSATGVKAGIPLKLEVEAIDDGEYKISGSLLPIDVLMFLWMCWTMLWNSKTWNFLKEKEYLYLPDISPLVLSAVVSCAEGGSGLELWDCDVSVLDVQLPAGKFLTWMLTTVTNLTECFTQFVNARLQNCTSSEQDTLESSSSSLRQISSEKACNSCLLTCGKAWAISLTIRSAISQEILNPYFPSNSDATDENLIYRSSLHGKGLNRFWSNIEGYLGPMLILISATSGDASEDSTNCRKWIVGALTHQGFENRDMFYGTSGTLYAISPVFHVYSPSGKEKNFVYSHLHPTGRVYEARPKPVGIAFGGTIGNERVYMDGDFSRVTVRHHAVDKTYQQGSLFPNQGFLPAEALILEVEVWGLGGRKAREIQFSYKKREDLFTAQRRKVDMKTFASWEDSPEKMMTDMMADPNRVQREDR, encoded by the exons ATGGGAGCATCGTCTTCTAAGGAGCAGAACGTATCAAGTGAACAGAGGGAGGTGGAAAGTCTAGCAGCTTCCACTGGATCAACCTCCTTGCTTCAAAATGCTTTCTCTAAGCTTGCCGATCCTCAAACAAATGCAATCCCTCTTCAGTCTCTTCAG CAATGCTTCTCTTTGAATTATAAAAGCACAGAATGTGAAGCATTGAAAATGCCTGATTCCCTTTTGGGATTATTGGATCATCTGGGTCCATCAATGGTAGACCTATTTTTCATTACTGATAAAGGAGGGGTCAATTGGATTGAGTTTGTTAGAGGTTATTTGAAATGCTGCGGGAGGATGCCTGTTTCAGTATTGCTTAATACATTGTTGAGACTATTTTCTGCAACGGGAGTGAAAGCAGGAATTCCTTTGAAACTGGAGGTTGAAGCTATTGATGATGGTGAATATAAGATAAGCGGGTCGCTTCTGCCTATTGATGTGCTTATGTTTCTTTGGATGTGTTGGACTATGTTGTGGAATTCAAAAacttggaattttttaaaagagaaagagtATCTGTATCTTCCAGATATTAGTCCTTTGGTGTTATCCGCAGTTGTTTCTTGTGCTGAAGGTGGTAGTGGATTGGAATTGTGGGATTGTGATGTCTCGGTTTTAGATGTTCAACTTCCTGCTGGAAAGTTTCTTACATGGATGCTGACAACAGTGACAAACCTCACAGAGTGTTTTACACAATTTGTCAATGCAAGACTGCAAAACTGCACTAGTTCGGAG CAAGATACACTGGAATCTTCAAGCTCATCATTAAGACAAATCTCTTCAGAAAAGGCATGCAACTCTTGTCTTCTAACCTGTGGAAAAGCATGGGCAATTTCCCTTACAATCAGGAGTGCAATAAGTCAAGAAATTCTGAACCCATACTTTCCTAGTAACAGTGATGCTACAGATGAGAATCTTATTTATCG GTCATCTCTCCATGGGAAGGGCTTGAACAGATTCTGGTCTAACATCGAAGGTTATCTTGGTCCAATGCTGATTTTGATTTCTGCTACTTCTGGAGATGCAAGTGAGGATAGCACCAACTGTAGGAAATGGATTGTAGGTGCACTCACCCACCAGGGTTTCGAAAATAGGGATATGTTCTATGGAACCTCTGGAACCCTATATGCTATAAGTCCAGTCTTCCACGTGTACTCACCTTCTG GGAAGGAGAAAAACTTTGTTTACAGCCACTTGCATCCTACTGGTAGAGTTTATGAGGCACGTCCAAAGCCTGTGGGCATTGCATTTGGAGGAACCATTGGAAATGAGAGGGTTTATATGGATGGAGACTTTTCCAGAGTTACAGTTCGCCATCATGCAGTTGACAAAACTTACCAGCAAGGTTCACTTTTCCCGAATCAG GGGTTTCTCCCAGCTGAAGCTTTGATTTTAGAGGTTGAGGTTTGGGGTTTAGGTGGGAGGAAAGCAAGGGAAATTCAATTTTCATATAAGAAGAGAGAGGATCTTTTCACTGCACAAAGACGCAAG GTTGACATGAAAACTTTTGCAAGCTGGGAGGATTCACCTGAGAAGATGATGACGGATATGATGGCTGACCCCAACAGAGTTCAGAGGGAAGACCGCTGA